From Halobacillus sp. Marseille-Q1614, the proteins below share one genomic window:
- a CDS encoding MFS transporter, producing MNNRVDQPPPWKKNFPVFRLIGGSVVSFIGDQIYFLALPFVVLSLTGSPLAMGIVAFLERLPILLQPLLGVLADRYHRKLLLIVCDIGRGTLIGLIGFLYVFDQLQMWQLYTGAFGMGVLSQLYNTAQFASIPALVREHDLEKANAVNGGLFQAAVLIGPGLGGIIVSMYHPGYALLINSLSFFLALAALLTLPIRPHASKRKNMWREMKEGFTHVYKIKPIFYTNIAMLISIFGTTLFLTMMVFHMKDTVGLSAASIGWLLSAGGASAICGAFLSPFLKKKWSYRQILFTASFLGGLSIIGFSLTHSYWSLLLMNAIGTLAASIQSPCIITIRQKLTPARLLGRVQATSRLISWLSMPVAALFSGVFSEAASTTFTILLGGILAAAASIFYLHPSLDLSSEKEAA from the coding sequence ATGAATAATAGGGTCGATCAGCCGCCTCCCTGGAAAAAGAATTTCCCTGTCTTTCGTTTAATTGGCGGAAGTGTCGTATCTTTTATAGGCGACCAGATTTACTTTTTGGCTTTGCCTTTCGTTGTCTTATCCTTAACCGGATCTCCGCTCGCCATGGGGATTGTTGCCTTTTTAGAACGGCTGCCCATTCTGCTTCAGCCTCTGCTCGGTGTTTTAGCCGACCGTTATCATAGAAAGCTTCTTTTAATCGTTTGTGATATAGGAAGGGGCACACTGATTGGCCTGATCGGATTCCTGTATGTGTTTGATCAGTTGCAGATGTGGCAGCTGTATACAGGCGCTTTTGGTATGGGTGTGTTAAGCCAGCTGTATAATACGGCCCAGTTTGCGTCGATACCTGCTCTCGTAAGGGAACACGACCTTGAAAAAGCCAATGCGGTAAACGGCGGCTTGTTTCAGGCGGCTGTCCTTATTGGTCCTGGATTAGGCGGGATCATCGTCAGCATGTACCATCCGGGCTATGCGTTACTCATTAACAGCTTAAGCTTTTTTCTCGCTTTAGCCGCCCTTCTGACCCTGCCGATTCGTCCGCACGCGTCTAAAAGGAAAAACATGTGGCGGGAAATGAAAGAAGGTTTCACTCACGTTTATAAGATTAAACCGATTTTCTACACTAATATTGCCATGCTTATTTCCATTTTCGGCACCACACTGTTTCTTACGATGATGGTTTTTCATATGAAGGATACTGTGGGACTGAGCGCTGCCTCTATCGGCTGGCTACTGTCAGCGGGAGGGGCATCGGCGATTTGCGGGGCCTTCCTCTCACCATTTCTTAAGAAAAAGTGGAGTTACCGTCAGATCCTGTTTACCGCTTCTTTTCTCGGCGGCCTTTCGATCATTGGTTTCAGCCTGACCCACTCTTACTGGTCGCTGCTATTAATGAATGCCATCGGTACTTTGGCGGCTTCCATTCAAAGTCCTTGTATTATCACGATCCGGCAAAAATTAACCCCGGCCCGTCTGTTAGGCCGTGTCCAGGCCACGAGTCGGCTGATCAGCTGGCTGTCGATGCCAGTCGCTGCATTATTTTCCGGGGTTTTTTCAGAAGCAGCCAGTACGACTTTTACGATTTTATTAGGGGGAATATTAGCGGCAGCCGCCTCAATATTTTACTTACACCCCTCATTAGATTTATCATCAGAAAAAGAAGCGGCCTAA
- a CDS encoding DUF948 domain-containing protein: MSLTAISLLIIAVSFAVLTIFVVKVLKAASQTMERVAGTLESVESKVDGITKESEQLLQKSNSLAVDVQHKSESLDSLFDSLQNVGTTVGNVNDTMNVLAQSMNKESHRHSDNIAHFMRWGDTAINLYTKWKLRKQTVDSPSR; this comes from the coding sequence ATGTCCCTAACGGCAATCAGTTTACTAATCATTGCAGTATCCTTTGCTGTCCTCACCATTTTTGTCGTAAAAGTTCTAAAAGCTGCTTCCCAGACGATGGAACGAGTGGCCGGCACTTTAGAAAGTGTGGAGAGCAAAGTTGACGGAATTACAAAAGAATCAGAGCAATTACTGCAAAAATCCAATTCTCTCGCTGTGGATGTCCAACATAAAAGTGAATCCCTGGACAGCTTGTTTGATTCACTCCAGAATGTCGGCACAACAGTTGGGAATGTGAATGATACGATGAACGTTCTCGCACAGAGCATGAATAAGGAATCTCATCGACATTCTGACAATATCGCACACTTTATGCGATGGGGAGATACAGCCATTAATCTATACACAAAATGGAAATTAAGAAAACAAACGGTAGACAGCCCATCAAGATAG
- a CDS encoding metalloregulator ArsR/SmtB family transcription factor, producing the protein MDIIKSTYKKRETYRITFDCSLLYECALSIAAVTNTPLIDTLERPLQAIRKKANHTLQKQLNDVEVHNTWKALLQLLHQDTFSSLNSFTSYINSLNAEQLRFVCLPYLGYEHEEDRKKAANGDKSSIQMWQKETADHPFYSPYISFITSTDTDHLKEHLVEVMTLWYEEMVRPQEEKIEKVLQKDIKDKQRMLQKIDPESFVKWATGGIQYSPEPSVYEVVLIPHQTYRPWNLEADLNGKKVFYYPVSNQSMEGSDAYTPSQFLVQKYKALGDENRLKILKYMTEGEKSLQELTDLMGIGKTTVHHHLKMLKSARVIENNRQTYRLVPHTLDTLPHELQQFLDGETYE; encoded by the coding sequence ATGGACATTATCAAATCAACTTATAAAAAGAGAGAAACGTATCGAATTACATTCGATTGCTCGCTTTTGTATGAGTGTGCGCTTAGCATAGCGGCAGTTACGAATACTCCTTTAATTGATACATTAGAACGGCCGTTACAAGCGATTAGAAAAAAGGCCAATCACACTCTGCAGAAACAGTTAAACGATGTGGAAGTACATAACACGTGGAAAGCTCTCCTGCAGCTCCTGCATCAAGACACTTTTTCCTCACTGAACTCATTCACTTCTTACATTAACAGCCTAAATGCCGAACAACTTCGCTTTGTATGTCTTCCTTATTTGGGGTATGAGCATGAGGAAGACCGCAAGAAAGCAGCAAACGGCGATAAGTCTTCCATCCAAATGTGGCAGAAAGAAACGGCGGATCATCCTTTTTACTCCCCGTATATTTCTTTTATTACATCAACGGACACGGATCATTTAAAAGAACATCTCGTTGAAGTCATGACGTTATGGTACGAGGAAATGGTACGGCCGCAGGAAGAGAAGATTGAAAAAGTTCTTCAAAAAGATATAAAAGACAAGCAGCGAATGCTTCAAAAGATCGATCCGGAAAGCTTTGTGAAATGGGCAACCGGAGGGATTCAGTATAGCCCGGAGCCAAGTGTGTATGAAGTGGTGCTCATCCCTCATCAAACGTATCGTCCGTGGAATTTAGAAGCTGATCTAAACGGAAAGAAGGTTTTTTATTATCCGGTCTCAAACCAGAGCATGGAAGGAAGCGACGCCTACACCCCCAGTCAATTTCTCGTTCAGAAATATAAAGCGCTTGGGGATGAAAACCGATTGAAAATCCTCAAGTATATGACAGAAGGGGAGAAGTCCCTTCAGGAGTTAACGGATTTGATGGGAATAGGCAAAACGACCGTTCACCACCATTTAAAAATGTTAAAATCCGCCCGAGTTATAGAGAATAACCGGCAGACGTACCGGCTGGTTCCCCATACGCTCGATACGCTGCCTCATGAGCTTCAGCAATTTTTAGATGGAGAGACCTATGAATAA
- a CDS encoding ParA family protein, with protein MGKVISVANQKGGVGKTTTAVNLSACLAYLNHKVLLVDIDPQGNATSGVGVEKGTVDQCIYDVLVGSVSAEDVRTTTMVENLETIPATIQLAGAEIELVPTISREVRLKQAIDEVKGDYDYVIIDCPPSLGLLTINSLTASDSVLIPVQCEYYALEGLSQLLNTIRLVQKHLNKNLMIEGVLLTMLDARTNLGIQVIDEVKKYFQERVYQSIIPRNVRLSEAPSHGKPIILYDAKSRGAEVYLELAKEVVANGERVR; from the coding sequence ATGGGTAAAGTGATTTCCGTAGCTAACCAAAAGGGAGGCGTAGGGAAAACCACCACAGCCGTCAACTTAAGTGCATGCTTAGCATATTTAAATCATAAAGTTCTCCTCGTGGATATCGACCCGCAGGGCAATGCGACGAGCGGGGTAGGAGTGGAGAAAGGAACCGTCGATCAATGCATCTATGATGTGCTGGTCGGTAGTGTGAGCGCAGAAGATGTACGTACCACAACGATGGTAGAGAATTTAGAGACCATCCCGGCTACCATTCAATTAGCAGGAGCCGAGATTGAACTCGTTCCTACGATTTCCCGCGAAGTTCGTCTAAAACAGGCGATTGATGAAGTAAAAGGAGACTACGATTATGTCATTATCGATTGTCCTCCTTCTTTAGGGCTGTTGACCATTAATTCATTAACGGCTTCTGATTCTGTCTTGATCCCTGTCCAATGTGAGTATTACGCGTTAGAAGGGTTAAGTCAGCTGCTTAATACCATCCGATTGGTCCAAAAGCATTTGAATAAAAACCTGATGATCGAAGGTGTGCTTTTAACGATGCTTGACGCCCGCACCAACTTAGGAATTCAGGTAATTGATGAAGTGAAAAAGTATTTTCAGGAACGAGTCTATCAATCAATTATTCCCCGCAATGTCCGTTTGAGTGAAGCGCCGAGTCATGGAAAGCCGATTATTTTGTATGATGCAAAGTCTCGAGGGGCAGAAGTCTATTTAGAACTAGCGAAGGAAGTGGTAGCAAATGGCGAGAGGGTTAGGTAA
- the splB gene encoding spore photoproduct lyase — protein MVKPFVPQLVYIEPRALEYPLGQRLKKKFEDMDIEIRETTSHNQVRNLPGENDFQKYRVAKSTLVVGVRKTLKFDTSKPSAEYAIPFATGCMGHCHYCYLQTTMGSKPYIRTYVNTDEIFESAEQYMRERAPQETRFEASCTSDIVGVDHLTHTLKEAIEYFGKSEHGRLRFVTKFAHVDHLLDADHNGRTRFRFSLNADYVIKFLEPGTSRLNERIEAAVKVAEAGYPLGFIIAPIYLYDDWKKGYRELFEQLDAKLPPHAVKDLTFELIQHRFTKPAKRVIQKNYPMTKLEMDEEKRQYKWGRYGIGKYVYKKDEQSEMKETLGGYIEQFFPEASLEYFT, from the coding sequence ATGGTAAAGCCGTTCGTTCCTCAGCTCGTCTATATCGAGCCTCGGGCGCTTGAGTATCCGCTTGGGCAGAGGCTTAAGAAGAAATTTGAAGACATGGATATAGAAATTAGGGAAACGACCTCCCATAACCAGGTGAGAAACCTGCCGGGAGAAAATGATTTTCAAAAATACCGGGTCGCTAAATCAACACTCGTAGTGGGCGTTCGAAAAACATTGAAATTTGATACGTCCAAGCCGTCAGCCGAGTACGCGATTCCTTTTGCTACAGGATGCATGGGCCATTGCCATTACTGCTACTTACAGACGACGATGGGAAGCAAGCCGTATATCCGAACCTATGTGAATACAGATGAAATCTTCGAGTCCGCCGAGCAGTATATGAGAGAACGTGCGCCGCAGGAAACGAGGTTTGAAGCTTCGTGTACGTCAGATATCGTAGGGGTTGATCATTTAACCCATACACTCAAAGAGGCAATTGAATACTTTGGGAAATCCGAGCACGGCCGCCTGCGGTTCGTGACCAAGTTTGCTCATGTCGATCATTTGCTTGATGCCGATCATAACGGGAGAACGAGATTTCGCTTCAGCTTAAACGCAGATTATGTCATTAAATTTTTAGAACCGGGCACGTCGCGTCTAAATGAACGAATTGAAGCTGCGGTTAAAGTCGCAGAAGCTGGTTACCCGCTTGGATTTATCATCGCTCCGATTTACCTGTACGATGACTGGAAAAAAGGATACCGCGAGCTTTTTGAACAGCTGGATGCTAAACTGCCGCCTCACGCTGTAAAAGATTTAACGTTCGAATTGATTCAGCACCGCTTTACCAAACCAGCCAAACGCGTCATTCAGAAAAACTACCCAATGACGAAGCTTGAAATGGACGAAGAGAAGCGCCAGTACAAGTGGGGACGTTATGGAATTGGCAAGTATGTTTATAAAAAGGATGAGCAGAGCGAGATGAAGGAAACACTTGGAGGATATATTGAACAATTCTTCCCTGAAGCTTCTTTAGAATATTTCACATAA
- a CDS encoding ParB/RepB/Spo0J family partition protein, translating into MARGLGKGLNSLFTDLNAKDDEQLEEVKVRECRPNPYQPRKYFTEEALEELANSIKEHGILQPLIVRKSIKGYELIAGERRYRAAKQAGLETVPVIVREMTDNQMMEVALLENLQRENLTPVEEAQAYQNLMVKLGMTQDELSKRLGKSRSHIANLVRLLNLSPEVIEKINQGTLSMGHGRALLGLKNEDKITLVVEKIERDKLNVRQVEKLIVELNERKPRQKKKPAEKDIFIKEREETLKERLGTGVTIHKGKRKGKIEIEFSDQEDLERILNWMEHNK; encoded by the coding sequence ATGGCGAGAGGGTTAGGTAAAGGGTTAAATTCGCTGTTTACCGATTTAAATGCCAAGGACGACGAACAGTTGGAAGAAGTAAAGGTGAGAGAATGCAGGCCAAACCCTTATCAGCCTCGTAAGTACTTTACAGAAGAAGCCCTTGAGGAGCTGGCGAACTCGATCAAGGAACATGGTATTCTCCAGCCGCTGATTGTAAGAAAAAGTATTAAAGGGTATGAGCTGATCGCCGGAGAGCGAAGGTATCGTGCGGCTAAACAGGCTGGACTTGAGACGGTTCCTGTCATCGTTAGGGAAATGACGGATAATCAGATGATGGAAGTCGCGCTGCTGGAGAACCTTCAAAGGGAGAATCTTACGCCGGTTGAAGAAGCTCAAGCTTATCAGAACTTAATGGTGAAGCTTGGAATGACTCAGGACGAGCTTTCAAAAAGGCTTGGCAAAAGCCGATCTCATATCGCCAATCTCGTCCGCCTTTTAAATCTCTCACCAGAAGTGATCGAAAAGATTAACCAAGGAACTCTGTCCATGGGTCATGGACGGGCACTTTTAGGCTTGAAAAACGAAGATAAGATAACATTGGTTGTAGAAAAAATTGAGCGGGATAAATTAAATGTCCGGCAGGTGGAAAAGCTGATTGTTGAGCTGAACGAACGGAAGCCCCGCCAGAAAAAGAAGCCGGCGGAAAAAGATATCTTCATAAAAGAGCGGGAAGAAACGCTGAAAGAACGCTTAGGCACGGGAGTCACGATTCATAAAGGCAAGAGAAAAGGCAAGATCGAAATCGAATTTTCCGATCAGGAAGATTTGGAGCGGATACTAAACTGGATGGAACATAATAAATAG
- the yyaC gene encoding spore protease YyaC, producing MSMKDKFTKTDLRFPADDPHIINSLSEHLHNTLPYEEKVIIICIGTDRSTGDALGPLVGSMLSEQQLQTFHVYGTLEEPVHALNLKDTLSAIETMHASHTVLAIDACLGKKTSIGHIVFGEGALTPGAALKKDLPAVGDYHISGMVNVGGFMEYAVLQNTRLHVVMNMAAKIAAALKVTEKKRISAKLKQPPRTFITSKKEQR from the coding sequence ATGAGTATGAAGGACAAGTTTACAAAAACAGACCTGCGTTTTCCTGCCGATGATCCTCATATCATCAACAGCCTGAGTGAGCATCTGCACAATACGTTACCTTATGAAGAGAAAGTCATCATCATCTGCATTGGCACCGATCGTTCAACAGGAGATGCTCTTGGTCCATTAGTAGGCTCGATGCTATCCGAACAGCAGCTGCAGACCTTCCACGTATATGGAACACTTGAAGAGCCTGTCCATGCACTAAACTTAAAAGATACACTATCAGCCATTGAAACTATGCACGCCAGCCATACAGTCTTAGCGATAGACGCCTGCCTCGGCAAAAAGACTTCGATCGGCCACATCGTCTTTGGAGAAGGGGCTCTCACGCCAGGAGCTGCCTTGAAGAAAGATCTGCCGGCAGTCGGAGATTATCATATCAGCGGGATGGTCAATGTCGGAGGGTTTATGGAATATGCCGTTTTACAGAACACACGCCTGCACGTCGTAATGAACATGGCAGCGAAAATAGCCGCTGCCTTAAAGGTGACGGAGAAAAAGAGAATCAGCGCAAAACTAAAACAGCCGCCGCGCACATTTATAACCTCAAAAAAAGAGCAGCGTTAG
- the noc gene encoding nucleoid occlusion protein, which produces MLHPFSRLFGLGDKSDSEHDEREEQVEQEEYNPDEVIQVPVDRVQPNRYQPRAIFNEEKINELAQTLHTHGMIQPIVVRRLNEEQYELIAGERRWRAVQTLEWETIPAIIRDMDDAQTASVALIENLQREELTVIEEAAAYARLLEIHELTQEGLAQRLGKSQSTVANKLRLLKLPESVQMAVMTKEITERHARALIALKDEEKQEKLLQEIIERQLNVKQTEERIKKMQDTTPKKRKPRLKGVNKDMRIAMNTIRQSLDMVTDTGVDLETNEEDHEDYYQFTIKIPKKKP; this is translated from the coding sequence GTGTTACATCCTTTTAGCCGTCTGTTCGGACTGGGCGACAAGTCGGATTCAGAGCATGATGAGAGAGAAGAACAAGTCGAACAAGAAGAATATAATCCAGACGAAGTCATTCAAGTTCCTGTTGATCGCGTTCAACCAAACCGCTATCAGCCAAGAGCCATTTTCAACGAGGAAAAAATCAATGAACTCGCCCAGACGTTACATACACATGGGATGATTCAACCGATTGTCGTACGTCGACTAAATGAAGAACAGTATGAGTTAATTGCAGGGGAGCGCAGATGGCGTGCCGTTCAGACTCTTGAATGGGAAACGATCCCCGCGATTATTCGAGATATGGATGATGCCCAAACGGCTTCTGTAGCTTTAATCGAGAACCTTCAGCGTGAAGAGCTGACGGTTATTGAAGAAGCTGCGGCTTATGCCCGACTGCTTGAAATTCATGAGTTAACCCAGGAAGGGCTGGCTCAGCGTTTAGGAAAAAGCCAATCGACTGTGGCTAACAAGCTGAGACTTCTAAAGCTGCCGGAATCTGTTCAAATGGCTGTCATGACTAAAGAAATCACTGAACGCCATGCGAGAGCATTAATTGCTTTAAAAGATGAGGAAAAGCAGGAGAAGCTGCTGCAGGAAATCATCGAAAGACAGCTGAATGTAAAGCAGACAGAAGAACGGATTAAGAAAATGCAAGATACAACCCCTAAGAAAAGAAAGCCGAGGCTTAAAGGGGTTAACAAAGATATGAGAATTGCCATGAATACGATCCGCCAGTCTCTTGATATGGTTACAGATACGGGAGTCGACTTGGAAACGAATGAAGAAGACCACGAAGACTACTATCAATTTACGATAAAGATTCCGAAGAAAAAACCATAG
- a CDS encoding DUF948 domain-containing protein, producing MDLLGIGVLIIGIAFAIVSIFLMKALNNLANVLKGVDRTVEKLPEQLDEVMAQTVEVLNNSNDTLADVNVKIRALSPLFYIVGDIGESSRKLTSSLVDVTKSMKKSTSTGEAKVKERDVSGLYGAVALGYYLTQKRKALKEAAAASKKA from the coding sequence ATGGATCTATTAGGTATTGGAGTATTGATCATAGGCATCGCATTCGCGATCGTATCGATTTTTCTAATGAAAGCATTAAATAATCTGGCTAATGTCTTAAAAGGTGTCGACCGAACAGTAGAAAAGCTTCCCGAGCAGCTTGATGAGGTAATGGCGCAGACGGTTGAAGTGTTAAACAATAGTAATGATACATTAGCTGATGTAAATGTGAAAATTCGTGCCCTCAGCCCGCTGTTTTACATTGTGGGTGACATTGGAGAATCTTCCCGAAAGTTAACTTCCTCACTAGTGGATGTTACAAAATCCATGAAGAAGAGTACATCAACAGGCGAAGCCAAAGTGAAAGAAAGAGATGTAAGCGGGCTCTATGGCGCCGTAGCCCTTGGTTATTATCTCACGCAAAAAAGAAAAGCTTTAAAAGAAGCAGCAGCGGCGAGTAAGAAAGCATGA
- a CDS encoding DMT family transporter produces MYPYILMTLVVIMYAGNILVGKAINDLPPFTITFFRLLIAFIVLLPIGYRSAWKNKSVFLENKRAVLLLSLSGIALFNTFIYGSLQFTSSTNVAILESAIPAVTVILSLVILKEKLLRVQWLGVILSLAGAVWVILDGRFLNLSQIEWNVGDLIMIGAILSWAFYSVIVKLHMFRFPPYAAVLVITGVALVVLFPAVLIEWLLVGFPTITQPAYLAGLLYLGIFPSFIALIFYNRAVDLLSASKASIFLNLLPVFTMAGASLWLDEAIRPMHIVGTCIVIAGVILTTQGGKTPTKEKVSDLTAPAEGNTK; encoded by the coding sequence ATGTATCCTTATATTTTGATGACCTTAGTAGTCATTATGTACGCGGGAAATATTTTAGTGGGGAAGGCGATCAATGACCTGCCTCCGTTTACTATTACTTTTTTTCGTTTGTTAATTGCCTTTATCGTATTACTTCCGATCGGGTATCGAAGTGCCTGGAAGAATAAGTCCGTGTTTTTGGAAAACAAAAGAGCGGTCTTACTGCTGTCCCTTTCCGGCATTGCTTTATTTAATACCTTTATTTATGGGTCCTTGCAATTTACGTCTTCAACTAATGTGGCGATTTTGGAGTCAGCGATACCAGCGGTTACGGTTATTTTGAGTTTAGTGATATTAAAAGAAAAATTACTCCGTGTTCAGTGGCTGGGCGTTATTTTATCTCTCGCCGGGGCTGTATGGGTGATCCTGGACGGCCGGTTCCTTAATTTAAGCCAGATTGAGTGGAATGTGGGAGATCTGATCATGATTGGAGCGATTTTATCGTGGGCGTTTTATTCGGTCATCGTCAAGCTCCACATGTTCCGCTTCCCTCCTTACGCGGCTGTGCTCGTCATCACCGGTGTTGCGTTAGTGGTACTTTTTCCTGCTGTTTTGATTGAATGGCTGCTTGTTGGCTTTCCAACCATTACTCAGCCCGCCTATTTGGCCGGTTTATTGTACCTAGGGATTTTCCCGTCTTTCATCGCCTTAATTTTTTATAACCGTGCGGTCGATTTATTAAGTGCTTCTAAAGCATCGATCTTCTTGAATTTGCTGCCCGTCTTTACCATGGCCGGAGCTTCTCTCTGGCTGGACGAAGCGATTAGGCCGATGCATATTGTGGGGACCTGTATAGTCATCGCCGGCGTCATTTTAACGACTCAAGGAGGAAAAACACCAACTAAGGAAAAAGTATCAGATTTAACTGCACCAGCAGAGGGTAATACAAAATAA
- a CDS encoding transcriptional regulator SplA domain-containing protein, producing the protein MEAGSHSYQAGDIVYVIYRNPHTYNVANVQKAAVVHNPERPGELALFLYETYYPLDAGIAVYPSEKEAEMAFEESFGSTYEGGLEW; encoded by the coding sequence ATGGAAGCAGGCAGCCATAGCTACCAAGCAGGAGATATCGTATATGTAATTTATCGCAATCCCCATACTTATAATGTCGCGAACGTCCAGAAAGCGGCAGTCGTCCACAATCCCGAGCGTCCGGGAGAACTTGCCCTGTTTTTATATGAAACGTATTATCCGCTCGACGCCGGAATCGCCGTCTACCCTTCTGAAAAAGAGGCAGAGATGGCGTTTGAGGAGAGTTTCGGCTCTACTTATGAGGGGGGACTGGAATGGTAA
- a CDS encoding DUF554 domain-containing protein, translating into MALLGTIVNGVCIIVGTLLGLFFTKIPERFKETVMSGVGLAVMLIGMQMGFETDNIVIVLLSLLSGAIVGEALHLEERLEYIGRWIERKFSSPEQKSTIAQGFITASLIFVIGALAVIGALDGGLRNDHEILITKAIIDGFVALVLTSTLGIGVIFSVIPVVLYEGSIALLATQINRWIPRDMLDLFITEMTATGGLLIVAIGLNLLKLTKIRVANLLPSLVMVGFVLYAAQWF; encoded by the coding sequence ATGGCGTTATTAGGCACAATTGTTAATGGAGTATGTATTATCGTTGGTACACTGCTTGGTCTATTTTTCACAAAAATTCCGGAACGCTTTAAAGAGACCGTAATGAGCGGTGTCGGCCTTGCTGTTATGCTTATCGGTATGCAGATGGGGTTTGAAACAGACAATATTGTTATCGTGTTATTGAGTTTATTATCGGGAGCGATTGTCGGAGAGGCGCTCCATTTAGAAGAACGGCTGGAGTACATAGGACGCTGGATTGAAAGAAAATTTTCATCACCCGAGCAGAAGTCCACAATTGCGCAGGGCTTTATTACGGCTTCGCTTATTTTTGTCATCGGGGCGCTTGCTGTAATCGGTGCTTTGGACGGCGGGCTTCGCAACGATCATGAGATCCTGATCACCAAAGCGATTATTGACGGATTTGTCGCTTTAGTCCTTACCTCAACGTTAGGTATTGGTGTGATCTTTTCTGTCATTCCCGTCGTTTTATATGAAGGGTCGATTGCTTTACTAGCCACACAGATCAACCGCTGGATCCCTCGGGATATGCTCGACCTGTTTATTACAGAAATGACCGCTACCGGGGGCCTTCTGATTGTAGCGATTGGTTTGAATTTACTTAAGCTGACGAAGATCAGGGTAGCTAACCTGCTGCCTTCTTTAGTTATGGTGGGGTTTGTCTTATATGCAGCGCAGTGGTTTTAA
- a CDS encoding GNAT family N-acetyltransferase, translating to MNITHATTEEINEILPRVQESLEEGSRGYYEVDQDKASRMMQDVLSQDGQIQVVTEEGQVVGWVVYGQQDDRFSGEKVGFIYDLFLRKEYRGKGYARALMDSALRELKLQGMTSVRLVVYAGNHARALYEKLGFTEQRTVMAKKL from the coding sequence ATGAATATAACGCATGCGACGACAGAAGAAATCAATGAAATCCTTCCAAGAGTGCAGGAATCGCTTGAAGAAGGATCGCGCGGTTATTATGAAGTGGATCAGGACAAGGCTTCCCGGATGATGCAGGATGTGTTAAGCCAGGATGGCCAGATCCAGGTGGTCACCGAAGAAGGCCAGGTGGTCGGCTGGGTCGTGTACGGCCAGCAGGACGACAGATTTTCTGGGGAGAAAGTGGGATTTATCTACGATTTATTTTTGAGAAAAGAATATAGAGGAAAGGGGTATGCCAGGGCTTTAATGGATAGTGCCTTAAGAGAGCTGAAGCTGCAGGGCATGACGTCAGTGCGGCTCGTCGTGTATGCAGGCAACCATGCGCGTGCTTTATACGAAAAGCTTGGATTCACCGAACAGCGGACGGTGATGGCGAAGAAGCTTTAA
- a CDS encoding VOC family protein, giving the protein MNPLLNELGTVFIPVKDVEKARDWYCDLLGVPADGEVLHGHLYVLPMKGTGIVLDSKIYAEEATFKVPAFHFNTKDIEGAYQFMKEKQMNLLTDVENGHWFKFTDLDGNVLMVCEC; this is encoded by the coding sequence ATGAATCCTCTCTTAAATGAACTGGGGACTGTTTTTATTCCTGTAAAAGATGTGGAAAAGGCACGGGATTGGTACTGTGATCTATTAGGTGTGCCGGCTGATGGCGAGGTGCTTCACGGCCACCTCTATGTCCTACCTATGAAAGGTACAGGAATTGTGCTCGACAGTAAAATTTATGCAGAAGAGGCGACTTTTAAAGTGCCGGCTTTTCATTTTAATACCAAAGATATTGAAGGGGCCTATCAGTTTATGAAAGAGAAACAGATGAATCTGTTAACAGATGTGGAGAACGGTCACTGGTTTAAGTTTACTGATCTGGATGGGAATGTCCTGATGGTGTGCGAGTGCTGA